From a single Populus nigra chromosome 18, ddPopNigr1.1, whole genome shotgun sequence genomic region:
- the LOC133678380 gene encoding uncharacterized protein LOC133678380, whose amino-acid sequence MQSLNLKLSTDFSTGTRRFVQSRSFGEERRQCLSFRVPYRNCRIVACSVERDGNGEGTSSSSGSDYSPSSFLSRSQTYAMLKQQMEVAAQSEDYEEAARIRDSLKSFEEEEPVLRLHRLLKEAIADEQFEDAARYRDELKEIAPHSLLKCSSDATTLGIRIQVRSLYIEGRSQPSKGQYFFAYRIRITNNSDRPVQLLRRHWIITDAKGKTENVWGVGVIGEQPVILPRTAFEYSSACPLCTPNGRMEGDFEMKHIDKAGSPTFNVAIAPFSLSILGDGSDAF is encoded by the exons atgcagTCCCTCAATCTGAAACTGTCAACGGATTTTAGTACAGGTACGAGGAGGTTTGTTCAAAGTCGGAGCTTCGGAGAGGAGAGGAGACAGTGTTTGAGTTTCAGAGTTCCCTACAGAAATTGTCGGATTGTTGCATGTTCTGTTGAGAGAGATGGAAACGGTGAAGGAACAAGTTCCAGTTCGGGTTCGGATTATAGTCCGAGTTCATTTTTGTCTCGGAGTCAAACGTATGCTATGCTAAAACAACAAATGGAGGTTGCTGCGCAATCTGAG GATTATGAAGAAGCTGCGAGAATTCGTGATTCGTTGAAATCATTTGAGGAAGAGGAACCAGTTTTGCGGCTGCATAGGTTGCTGAAGGAGGCAATTGCTGATGAGCAGTTTGAG GATGCAGCTAGGTATCGAGATGAGTTAAAGGAAATTGCGCCACACTCTCTCTTGAAATGTTCAAGTGATGCAACTACCTTG GGGATCAGGATTCAAGTTAGGAGCTTGTACATCGAGGGCCGCAGTCAGCCTTCAAAGGGGCAGTACTTCTTTGCATATAGAATAAGAATCACTAATAACTCAGATCGCCCCGTTCAACTTCTCAGAAGACACTGGATTATCACAGATGCCAAAGGAAAAACTGAAAATGTTTG GGGAGTTGGAGTTATAGGTGAACAGCCAGTTATACTTCCTAGGACAGCATTTGAATACTCATCTGCATGCCCGCTATGCACTCCCAATGGTAGAATG GAAGGTGACTTTGAGATGAAACACATCGACAAAGCAGGCTCGCCCACGTTCAATGTTGCTATTGCCCCGTTTTCTCTCTCAATACTTGGAGATGGAAGTGATGCCTTTTGA